The following nucleotide sequence is from Anaerolineae bacterium.
AAATTCGGGCTGCGCTGGAAGGGGCGAATCTGGCCCCAGCCTACGGCCTGCATGTCATTCCAGGGTGTGAAGTTTCTACAGCCGAGGGACATTTACTGGCCCTCTTTATCCATCGCTGCCCTCCCGCTGGTCTTTCCCTGAGCGATACTGTGCGGTGGGTGAGGGACCAGGGCGGGCTGTGTGTTATCCCACATCCCGGCCACGGTTACCAGGGTCTTAGGTTCCAGGCAATTCAGCGGGCGTTGAGCGACCCTGAGATCGCTCCTTTCCTGGTGGGGATTGAGGTTTTCAATGCGAGCCTTTTCCGTCCCAGGCAGAACCACATCGCAATGGCAACCGTGCAAAGGATGGGTTTGCCGCTGGCGCTGGTGAGCAACAGCGATGCTCATATGGTGCAGATGATCGGTTCAGCCGCTACGCACTTCCCTGGCCGCACCCCTGAGGATTTGCGGGAGGCGCTTATAAACCGGCGCACAGAAGTGGCACTGGCGCAATCCAGGTTTCCCCCAGCTCTGTTTCTGAAGTGGATGGCCCATCTGGCACTGCGCTATACCGGCTGGGTGACCGGTAACTGCCACCCTGAGGCTCCTTTGAAGAAAATCTGCATCTGGACCGCTGCACACCAGGCTTTCTGAACATCGTCGGTCAATTGCGGCGGTTGATCTATTTGCTCCGGAGCACAAGGGGAAGGTAGAGGCTGAACATCCAATCGGATAGCTGGTCAAATTGAAGCGCCACATCAGCCTTCAG
It contains:
- a CDS encoding PHP domain-containing protein; translated protein: MRKMGLADLHIHTIYSPDGTGTVRAVLKRAAEVGLDVIAITDHDEIRAALEGANLAPAYGLHVIPGCEVSTAEGHLLALFIHRCPPAGLSLSDTVRWVRDQGGLCVIPHPGHGYQGLRFQAIQRALSDPEIAPFLVGIEVFNASLFRPRQNHIAMATVQRMGLPLALVSNSDAHMVQMIGSAATHFPGRTPEDLREALINRRTEVALAQSRFPPALFLKWMAHLALRYTGWVTGNCHPEAPLKKICIWTAAHQAF